One genomic window of Paenisporosarcina antarctica includes the following:
- a CDS encoding TetR/AcrR family transcriptional regulator produces MDRRQEILEAATKSFSLFGYKATTMDQVAKLANVGKGTIYTFFANKEELFHEIVFTMITEMKVEKDAIISEQFSFQENAHLVLMKMLEFRERHALLAKLIAEEKDMQTPIVQEVLVKVEQEIVRYIAEHIERAIAKGEIRQVHVELVAYLLFKAYMAFAVDWQVTHEHALSEEKIVAVFRDTIFRSLIK; encoded by the coding sequence ATGGATCGACGACAGGAAATTTTAGAGGCAGCAACGAAGTCATTTTCTTTATTCGGCTACAAGGCGACTACGATGGATCAAGTAGCGAAGCTTGCGAATGTTGGTAAAGGAACAATTTATACGTTTTTTGCCAATAAAGAAGAATTGTTTCATGAAATCGTCTTTACGATGATTACTGAAATGAAAGTTGAAAAAGATGCGATCATTTCTGAGCAGTTTTCGTTCCAGGAAAATGCCCATCTCGTGTTAATGAAAATGCTAGAATTCCGTGAACGACACGCCTTGTTAGCTAAATTGATTGCCGAAGAAAAAGATATGCAAACACCAATCGTTCAAGAAGTTCTTGTTAAAGTAGAACAGGAAATTGTACGCTATATTGCAGAGCATATCGAACGAGCTATTGCTAAGGGTGAAATAAGACAAGTTCATGTAGAATTAGTTGCTTACTTATTATTTAAAGCTTATATGGCTTTTGCAGTAGATTGGCAAGTAACACATGAACATGCTTTATCAGAAGAAAAAATTGTCGCCGTATTTAGGGACACAATTTTTCGCAGTCTCATCAAATGA
- a CDS encoding antibiotic biosynthesis monooxygenase family protein yields the protein MNIYLTSGTPEFMNSLKEKHVGENLFVLHGEGNAVLLHESTSETFFQTPRKYEVIDASGELSDQGYFVFNNIPVTDEGRPIFEHRFNNRARAIENEPGFIAIRVLRPIGSDTYIILTEWTGPSSFIAWQTSQAYNKAHEKRGTGDGIDKRPNIFSSASYVTTYSTEKKDEESQ from the coding sequence ATGAACATTTACTTAACATCAGGTACACCTGAATTTATGAATTCTTTAAAGGAAAAACATGTGGGAGAAAATTTATTCGTTCTTCACGGTGAAGGAAACGCGGTACTACTTCACGAATCAACTTCTGAAACATTTTTTCAAACGCCACGAAAATACGAGGTAATTGATGCTTCCGGCGAATTAAGTGATCAAGGCTATTTTGTCTTCAACAATATTCCTGTAACCGATGAAGGTCGCCCAATTTTTGAGCATCGTTTTAATAATCGTGCACGCGCAATTGAAAACGAACCTGGTTTTATTGCAATACGTGTATTACGTCCGATTGGGTCAGATACGTATATTATTTTAACCGAGTGGACAGGACCAAGTTCTTTTATTGCATGGCAAACGTCACAAGCATATAACAAAGCACATGAAAAACGCGGTACTGGCGATGGTATTGACAAACGTCCTAATATTTTCTCAAGTGCCTCTTATGTAACCACGTATTCGACTGAAAAAAAAGACGAAGAAAGCCAATAA
- the hemY gene encoding protoporphyrinogen oxidase, giving the protein MSQEKRKVAIIGGGITGLTAAYYMQKEAKEKDYPLEVILIEATHRLGGKIQTVRKNGFIIERGPDSFLARKKSFGLLAEDLGISDQLVSNATGQAYILVNDGLYPIPGGSVMGVPTQISPFVTSGLFSWSGKFRAAGDFILPKSSVNGDQSVGQFLRRRFGGEVVENLIEPLLAGIYSGDIDKMSLQATFPQFYKLEQEHRSLIIGSKKTAPKQPVQKSKEGIFRTFKNGLETIVEAIEEQLNPGTVMKGVRVKRFERVGDKVNLFLNNDSEMLLDQLIIATPHLAALPLFEEHGLMTEFHDMPATSVATVAMAFKEEAVKQEKEGTGFLVSRNSDYSITACTWTHRKWPTTTPDGHVLLRGFVGRPGDESAVELSDSELEKVVLSDLRKTMKIDQNPLFSVVTRWKNASPQYVVGHKEKVAKAKKEIQEQFPMIKLAGSSYEGLGLPDCVDQGKAAVGEVLEELFMNTIK; this is encoded by the coding sequence GTGTCTCAAGAGAAACGAAAAGTAGCGATTATAGGTGGCGGAATTACCGGATTAACGGCAGCTTATTACATGCAAAAAGAAGCGAAAGAAAAAGACTATCCGCTTGAAGTCATCTTGATTGAAGCAACTCATCGATTAGGTGGGAAAATTCAAACTGTACGTAAGAATGGTTTTATAATTGAGAGGGGTCCTGATTCTTTTTTAGCGCGTAAAAAAAGCTTTGGATTATTAGCTGAGGATCTTGGTATTAGTGATCAACTTGTCAGCAATGCAACTGGACAAGCATATATACTCGTCAATGATGGCCTATATCCTATTCCGGGTGGATCTGTCATGGGGGTTCCTACACAAATATCGCCTTTCGTTACTTCAGGATTGTTCTCATGGAGCGGGAAATTCCGCGCAGCTGGAGACTTCATTTTACCTAAGTCCTCGGTTAATGGTGATCAGTCGGTTGGACAATTTTTACGCAGACGTTTTGGCGGTGAAGTAGTTGAAAATTTAATTGAACCTTTATTAGCAGGAATCTATTCAGGAGACATTGATAAAATGAGTCTCCAAGCAACGTTTCCCCAGTTTTATAAACTTGAACAAGAACATCGCAGTCTGATTATCGGTTCGAAGAAAACTGCACCAAAACAACCCGTTCAAAAGTCCAAAGAAGGTATTTTCAGAACATTTAAAAATGGCTTAGAAACGATTGTAGAAGCAATAGAAGAACAGCTCAATCCAGGCACCGTGATGAAAGGTGTTCGTGTAAAACGCTTTGAAAGAGTTGGGGATAAAGTGAATCTGTTCCTCAATAACGATTCTGAAATGCTTCTCGATCAATTGATCATTGCCACTCCACATCTCGCAGCTCTTCCGTTATTTGAAGAACATGGCTTGATGACTGAGTTCCATGACATGCCTGCTACTTCGGTGGCGACTGTCGCTATGGCTTTTAAAGAAGAAGCGGTTAAACAAGAAAAAGAAGGCACTGGGTTTTTGGTGTCACGAAATAGTGATTATTCCATCACTGCTTGTACGTGGACACATCGTAAGTGGCCAACGACCACACCAGACGGACACGTCTTACTTCGTGGATTTGTAGGACGTCCAGGTGATGAGTCAGCAGTGGAATTATCTGATAGTGAACTTGAAAAAGTTGTTCTCTCAGATTTACGAAAAACCATGAAAATTGATCAAAATCCTCTATTCTCAGTGGTCACGAGATGGAAAAATGCTTCTCCCCAATACGTGGTTGGGCATAAAGAAAAAGTGGCTAAGGCGAAAAAAGAAATTCAAGAACAATTTCCGATGATTAAGCTTGCTGGAAGTTCTTATGAAGGTCTTGGATTACCAGATTGTGTCGATCAAGGCAAAGCGGCCGTGGGTGAAGTATTGGAAGAATTGTTTATGAATACAATTAAATAG
- the hemE gene encoding uroporphyrinogen decarboxylase gives MRKINDIFLRAARGEKVEYTPVWYMRQAGRSQPEYRKIKEKYSLEEITHQPELCAYVTRLPVDNYNVDAAILYKDIVTPLPGIGVDVKIKAGVGPVISNPIRTVQDVEKLGELSPQDHIPFVLETIKILTKEQLDVPLIGFSGAPFTLASYMIEGGPSKSYNKTKSFMVSEPQAWFALMDKLADMIIVYTTAQIDAGAKAIQIFDSWVGALNIEDYRIFIKPVMTRIFTAIQEQGVPVTTFGVGASHLAKEWHDMPVDVVGLDWRLSINEARAMGLTKPLQGNLDPSLLLADWSVIEARAKDIIDQGIAHPAHIFNLGHGVFPEVNPDILKRLTDFVHDYSRQQIKAHS, from the coding sequence ATGAGAAAGATTAACGATATATTTTTACGTGCTGCTAGAGGCGAGAAGGTTGAATACACACCGGTTTGGTATATGCGTCAAGCAGGTCGTTCACAACCCGAATACCGCAAAATAAAAGAAAAGTATTCATTAGAAGAAATAACGCATCAACCAGAACTATGTGCGTATGTCACTCGATTGCCTGTTGACAATTACAATGTAGATGCAGCTATTTTATATAAAGACATCGTAACACCGCTTCCAGGTATTGGAGTGGACGTGAAAATTAAAGCAGGTGTTGGACCTGTGATATCAAATCCAATTCGTACGGTTCAAGATGTAGAAAAACTTGGAGAACTTTCACCACAAGATCATATTCCTTTTGTTCTTGAGACAATCAAGATTTTGACAAAAGAACAACTCGATGTACCTTTAATTGGTTTTTCAGGAGCTCCATTTACACTTGCGAGTTACATGATTGAAGGTGGACCGTCAAAAAGCTACAACAAAACTAAATCATTTATGGTGTCAGAACCTCAAGCATGGTTTGCGTTAATGGACAAGCTTGCAGATATGATTATCGTTTATACTACAGCGCAAATTGATGCTGGAGCAAAAGCTATCCAAATTTTTGATTCATGGGTGGGTGCATTAAATATTGAAGATTACCGAATCTTTATTAAACCAGTAATGACTCGCATCTTTACCGCAATTCAAGAACAAGGTGTACCAGTTACAACTTTTGGAGTTGGCGCAAGTCACTTAGCAAAAGAGTGGCATGATATGCCAGTAGATGTAGTTGGTTTAGATTGGCGCTTATCGATAAATGAAGCTCGTGCAATGGGCTTAACGAAACCTCTTCAAGGTAACTTAGACCCATCACTGTTGCTAGCAGATTGGTCTGTTATCGAAGCGCGTGCAAAAGATATAATTGATCAAGGAATTGCACATCCAGCTCACATTTTTAATTTAGGTCATGGTGTATTCCCTGAAGTAAATCCGGATATTTTAAAAAGATTGACGGACTTTGTTCATGATTATAGCCGACAACAAATAAAAGCACATTCATAA
- a CDS encoding sensor histidine kinase, translated as MNFRLFAKEHAAYVIFQLIMVFFIMLLYWLDGFRNVDTAIYSVVISTLLILSFLFGRYVKRYAFYQKVLLSPKQMEAALQRDGKSPEQLQVEEYLQGLYRLYQNEVQALYANQKRHLQFMNQWVHQMKTPLAVAELLLQEDGNLDKRSMQEEIDRLKRGLDSVLMNARLDTFEQDMQIERVYVKMLVSEVVSENKRLFITHHVYPVISIDEKYIVPTDSKWLKFVIEQFITNAVKYTFEEGKKVHIRADCQQGQLLLSVQDEGIGIPSADLPRVLKAFFTGENGRKTGESTGMGLYLANEICGKLGHKLTITSELGKGTTVSVLFQKVAERGLPEDDHIKNGRSDEGIRGESDTSCD; from the coding sequence ATGAATTTCCGCTTATTTGCCAAAGAGCATGCTGCGTACGTGATTTTCCAACTTATTATGGTGTTCTTTATTATGTTGTTGTATTGGTTAGATGGCTTCCGAAATGTGGATACTGCTATTTATTCCGTTGTCATTAGCACGTTATTAATTTTATCATTTTTATTTGGACGCTACGTAAAACGGTATGCATTTTACCAAAAAGTATTGTTGTCACCTAAACAAATGGAAGCTGCTTTACAACGTGACGGGAAGTCACCAGAACAACTACAAGTTGAAGAATATCTCCAGGGATTATATCGCTTGTATCAAAATGAAGTACAAGCTTTATACGCCAATCAAAAACGTCATTTACAATTTATGAATCAATGGGTACATCAAATGAAAACACCCTTAGCCGTTGCAGAATTGCTACTACAAGAAGATGGAAATCTCGATAAGCGAAGCATGCAAGAAGAAATTGACCGATTAAAACGCGGTCTGGATTCCGTTTTGATGAATGCACGTCTGGATACATTTGAGCAAGACATGCAAATTGAACGGGTATATGTAAAAATGCTAGTATCCGAAGTGGTATCAGAAAACAAGCGTTTATTTATTACACACCATGTATACCCAGTTATTTCAATTGACGAAAAATACATTGTACCAACCGATTCAAAATGGTTAAAATTTGTTATCGAACAGTTTATTACAAATGCTGTAAAATATACCTTTGAAGAAGGGAAAAAAGTACATATTCGTGCAGATTGTCAACAAGGACAGCTATTACTGTCAGTCCAAGACGAAGGAATTGGTATTCCATCAGCTGATCTACCTCGTGTTTTGAAAGCCTTTTTTACAGGAGAAAATGGCCGAAAGACTGGCGAAAGCACCGGAATGGGCTTGTATTTAGCTAATGAGATTTGTGGAAAGCTTGGTCATAAATTGACTATCACGTCTGAACTTGGTAAAGGTACTACCGTTTCAGTATTATTTCAGAAAGTAGCAGAGAGAGGTCTACCAGAAGATGATCATATTAAAAATGGACGAAGTGACGAAGGTATACGAGGGGAAAGTGACACATCGTGCGATTAA
- the hemH gene encoding ferrochelatase gives MSKKTMGLLVMAYGTPYKEDDIERYYTHIRRGRPPTPEALEELTGRYRAIGGISPLAKITQDQAEALLVRLNEVQDDIDFKLYIGLKHIEPFVEDAVEQMHKDGITEAVSIVLAPHFSTFSVKSYNGRAKETAEKLGGPYITSVESWYNEPKFIQYWTEKVSATFSSMSAEDRAKACLIVSAHSLPEKIISNGDPYPDQLKETADLIAQAAGVENYEVGWQSAGQTPEPWIGPDVQDLTRELHEQKGYTTFVYTPVGFVTDHLEVLFDNDYECRVVTDEIGAKYYRPEMPNTQPLFIDAMSDAVVKHLANENK, from the coding sequence TTGTCTAAGAAAACGATGGGTCTGCTTGTCATGGCTTATGGTACACCATACAAAGAAGATGATATAGAACGGTATTATACGCATATTCGTCGTGGTCGTCCGCCAACTCCAGAAGCGCTAGAGGAATTAACGGGACGTTATCGTGCAATTGGTGGGATATCTCCATTAGCTAAAATTACACAAGATCAAGCGGAAGCTCTGCTTGTTCGTTTGAATGAAGTACAAGACGACATTGATTTCAAATTATATATCGGTCTAAAACATATCGAACCGTTTGTAGAAGATGCAGTCGAGCAAATGCATAAAGATGGCATTACCGAAGCCGTTTCAATCGTATTAGCACCTCATTTTTCCACGTTCTCGGTTAAATCGTATAACGGACGTGCAAAAGAAACAGCTGAAAAATTAGGCGGACCATATATTACATCAGTAGAGAGCTGGTACAATGAGCCGAAATTTATTCAGTATTGGACTGAAAAAGTATCGGCAACCTTTAGCTCTATGTCTGCTGAAGATCGAGCAAAAGCTTGTTTAATCGTTTCTGCACACTCATTACCAGAGAAAATAATCTCCAATGGAGATCCATATCCAGATCAATTAAAAGAAACTGCAGATTTAATCGCACAAGCAGCAGGTGTGGAAAATTATGAAGTGGGTTGGCAAAGTGCTGGTCAAACACCGGAACCTTGGATTGGCCCAGACGTTCAAGACTTAACTCGTGAATTACACGAACAAAAAGGCTATACAACTTTCGTCTACACACCAGTTGGATTTGTTACAGACCATTTAGAAGTACTGTTTGACAATGATTATGAATGTAGAGTTGTAACGGATGAAATAGGTGCTAAATACTACCGACCTGAAATGCCAAATACACAGCCCCTATTTATTGATGCCATGAGTGATGCTGTAGTAAAACATTTAGCTAACGAAAACAAGTAA
- a CDS encoding YhgE/Pip domain-containing protein has protein sequence MIKQEFLNIFKNRKLLIPILAVLFIPVLYAGMFLWAFWDPYEQLSELPVAIVNEDTGAQLDGEQLTVGKDVTKKLIESEQFQFVELSKEQGKEALENQDYYMIIEIPANFSQHATTLLDEQPEKLMIEYKPNEGFNFLSAQIGDTAIERIRAEVNKQVVASYSEKLFASITKMGEGYVDAADGAGRLSEGASKLSSGATDLKGYLEQLASGSVDLADGSTELASGTVKASNGASELNTGLDKLSSGATQLHQGAGQVSSGAGQLQNGVESYTQGVAEVSNGMATANEKERELIAALIQLQDGASTANQSVEKLTGGASEVTAGIETLSEQMAPILASLPENQQVALKGAFSQLQQGSSQVSQGLGALKGGTEQLSGGLSQASTGAEKLLSGHTELANGLNTLKQSSAKLNEGATTLATGSDSLTTKLSGFQKGLANASYGSQELTSGLQNLVQGSNLLTSGTSELALKSGELAKGSTQLVDGTAELEQGTNTLQEKLSDASTEASEVNPTDKTIDMASSPVAVSKSAINHVPNYGTGFAPYFLSLGLFVGALLISIVFPLVQSAITPTSGWAWATSKMVVLGVVGVVQALIAVAILLFGLGLEPVNLGWFMATTVLTSFAYLAIVQLLVTVLGDSGRFVAILILILQLTTSAGTFPLELIPHPLQIFNQWLPMTYSVQGFKAAISSTDISFIQWNNGILLVFFIGATVFTTAYFLMLFKRRYSHFQKE, from the coding sequence ATGATAAAACAAGAATTCTTAAATATCTTCAAGAATAGAAAATTACTTATTCCGATACTAGCTGTGCTTTTTATCCCCGTATTATACGCTGGGATGTTTTTATGGGCATTCTGGGATCCATACGAACAGTTAAGCGAGCTACCTGTAGCAATTGTTAATGAAGATACGGGAGCACAACTAGACGGGGAACAATTGACTGTTGGCAAAGATGTCACAAAGAAACTAATAGAAAGTGAACAGTTTCAGTTTGTGGAATTATCAAAAGAACAAGGTAAAGAAGCACTTGAAAATCAAGACTATTACATGATAATTGAAATTCCTGCGAACTTTTCACAACATGCAACAACACTTCTTGATGAGCAACCTGAAAAATTAATGATTGAATACAAACCAAATGAAGGTTTTAACTTCTTATCTGCACAAATTGGCGATACTGCCATAGAACGAATTCGTGCGGAAGTTAATAAACAAGTAGTCGCTAGTTATTCTGAAAAGCTGTTTGCCTCGATTACGAAAATGGGTGAAGGCTATGTCGATGCTGCTGACGGTGCTGGAAGATTATCAGAAGGTGCTAGCAAGCTTTCTTCTGGTGCGACAGATTTAAAAGGTTATTTAGAGCAGTTAGCTAGCGGTTCTGTCGATCTAGCCGATGGGTCTACTGAGTTAGCTTCAGGCACAGTTAAGGCTTCAAATGGAGCAAGTGAATTGAACACGGGACTTGATAAACTTTCTTCAGGGGCAACACAACTACATCAAGGAGCAGGCCAAGTATCTTCAGGAGCAGGCCAATTACAAAATGGTGTTGAATCTTATACTCAAGGTGTAGCAGAAGTATCGAACGGAATGGCGACGGCAAATGAAAAAGAGCGAGAACTTATTGCTGCATTAATCCAACTCCAAGATGGTGCTTCAACTGCTAATCAATCAGTTGAAAAATTAACTGGAGGTGCATCTGAAGTAACAGCTGGAATAGAAACATTATCTGAGCAAATGGCACCAATTTTAGCATCTCTACCAGAAAATCAACAAGTTGCTCTCAAAGGAGCTTTTTCACAACTACAACAAGGAAGTTCACAAGTTTCTCAAGGCTTAGGTGCATTAAAAGGAGGAACAGAACAACTTAGTGGTGGCTTGAGTCAAGCATCGACTGGTGCTGAAAAATTATTGTCAGGCCATACGGAGCTAGCAAATGGACTTAATACATTAAAACAATCTTCTGCTAAATTAAATGAAGGTGCTACAACGTTAGCAACAGGTAGTGATTCGCTGACGACCAAGCTAAGTGGTTTTCAAAAGGGATTAGCAAACGCATCTTATGGAAGTCAAGAACTTACGAGCGGTTTGCAAAACCTCGTACAAGGATCAAATCTATTAACTTCAGGTACATCTGAACTTGCTTTAAAATCGGGTGAACTTGCGAAAGGGTCAACTCAGCTCGTAGATGGAACAGCAGAACTTGAACAAGGCACAAACACTTTACAAGAAAAATTGTCAGACGCTTCAACTGAAGCTAGTGAAGTAAACCCAACAGATAAAACGATTGATATGGCCTCTTCTCCTGTAGCGGTTTCAAAGTCTGCAATAAATCACGTACCAAACTATGGAACAGGATTTGCACCTTACTTTTTGTCACTTGGATTATTTGTAGGTGCATTATTAATTTCAATCGTTTTCCCACTCGTACAATCTGCCATAACCCCGACGAGCGGTTGGGCATGGGCAACGAGTAAAATGGTCGTTTTAGGTGTAGTGGGAGTGGTACAAGCATTGATTGCAGTTGCTATTTTACTCTTTGGTTTAGGGTTAGAACCAGTCAATCTCGGTTGGTTTATGGCAACCACCGTCTTGACGAGTTTCGCGTATTTAGCTATTGTTCAATTGCTCGTTACCGTACTTGGAGACAGTGGACGTTTTGTGGCAATATTAATTCTCATCTTACAGTTAACAACAAGTGCAGGGACATTCCCTCTTGAATTAATTCCACATCCTTTGCAGATATTTAATCAGTGGTTACCGATGACGTATTCCGTACAAGGATTCAAAGCAGCAATTTCCTCAACAGATATTAGCTTTATTCAATGGAATAATGGAATTTTACTTGTATTCTTTATAGGAGCTACTGTATTTACCACTGCATACTTCCTGATGTTGTTTAAACGACGCTATTCACACTTTCAAAAAGAATAA
- the yhfH gene encoding protein YhfH — MIENVIEFFKNLPPKKCTQCGEKIEEQHECYGNTCDKCTQL; from the coding sequence ATGATTGAAAATGTAATTGAATTCTTTAAAAACCTGCCACCGAAAAAATGTACACAATGTGGCGAAAAAATTGAAGAACAACATGAATGCTATGGAAATACTTGCGACAAATGTACTCAATTATAA
- a CDS encoding response regulator transcription factor encodes MSTHRIYIVEDDRKIASLLADKLRKYHYEVKTVDDFDLLLEEFEDFDPHLILLDINLPSYDGYYWCRQFRTKTTCPIVFISARSGDMDQVFALENGGDDFITKPFHYEIVLAKIRSHLRRTYGEYALKQEERTIKLGKLCLYLERIEIHTATLQIPLQKRECTILELLMTQAPKVVTREQLLEELWDDQAFVDENTLNVNMTRVRKKLQEYGITSTIETVRGAGYRFVLSGEES; translated from the coding sequence ATGTCGACACATCGTATTTATATCGTAGAAGATGACCGTAAAATTGCCTCACTACTTGCTGATAAGCTACGTAAATATCATTATGAAGTGAAAACGGTTGATGATTTTGATCTCCTATTAGAAGAATTTGAAGATTTTGATCCACACCTTATTTTGCTCGATATTAACTTACCTTCTTATGATGGTTACTACTGGTGCCGCCAGTTCCGCACAAAGACGACGTGTCCAATTGTCTTTATTTCAGCGCGATCAGGGGATATGGACCAGGTATTCGCCCTTGAAAATGGAGGGGATGATTTTATAACGAAACCTTTTCACTATGAAATCGTCTTAGCCAAAATAAGAAGTCATTTACGAAGAACTTACGGTGAGTATGCATTAAAACAAGAAGAACGTACCATCAAACTTGGAAAACTGTGTTTATATTTAGAACGAATAGAAATTCATACTGCAACGCTACAAATTCCGCTTCAAAAGCGTGAATGTACGATATTAGAACTATTGATGACACAGGCACCAAAAGTTGTAACTCGTGAACAATTACTTGAAGAATTATGGGATGATCAAGCTTTTGTTGATGAAAACACATTGAACGTTAACATGACCCGTGTAAGGAAGAAGCTACAAGAATACGGAATTACCTCCACAATTGAAACAGTGCGAGGAGCAGGCTATCGCTTTGTGTTAAGTGGGGAGGAGTCGTAA
- a CDS encoding manganese catalase family protein yields the protein MFKRMNRLQIELPIPEYGDANAAAAVQELLGGKFGEMSTLNNYMYQSFNFRQKTKFKPFYDLVASITAEEFGHVELVANTINLLQKGTSFAGNPNVTPLQNAKDKRNTYAFIANAQTALAGDSMGNAWRGDHVFSSGNLVLDLLHNFFLECGARTHKMRVYEMTNHDTAREMIGYLLVRGGTHVLAYARAIEMATGVDITKMLPIPNLDNRAFDHARKFEDQGLGNVLFTWNDEGYYKDIRSIWKGKNPTSGQPLIVQEGTPKGGPIPDLEDLPEEFAPGIGPDEYEQIAKRLLANM from the coding sequence AGCGGTACAAGAGCTTTTAGGCGGTAAATTTGGTGAAATGTCCACATTAAATAATTATATGTATCAATCATTTAATTTTCGTCAAAAAACTAAATTTAAACCATTCTATGATCTGGTTGCAAGCATTACTGCGGAAGAATTCGGCCATGTCGAGCTAGTAGCTAATACTATTAACTTATTACAAAAAGGGACTTCATTTGCGGGGAATCCGAATGTAACTCCTTTACAAAATGCAAAAGATAAACGCAACACCTATGCCTTTATCGCAAATGCTCAGACTGCTTTAGCAGGTGATTCAATGGGCAACGCGTGGCGAGGAGATCACGTGTTTTCTAGTGGAAACTTAGTATTAGATTTACTTCACAACTTCTTCTTAGAATGTGGAGCGAGAACACATAAAATGCGCGTATATGAAATGACAAATCACGACACTGCCAGAGAAATGATCGGCTATTTACTTGTACGAGGTGGCACGCATGTTCTGGCTTATGCAAGAGCAATTGAGATGGCAACGGGGGTAGATATAACAAAAATGTTACCGATTCCTAATTTAGATAATCGAGCATTTGATCACGCAAGAAAGTTTGAAGATCAAGGTTTAGGAAACGTCTTATTTACATGGAATGATGAAGGTTATTATAAGGATATTCGATCCATTTGGAAAGGGAAAAATCCAACTAGTGGACAACCGCTTATTGTTCAAGAAGGCACACCTAAAGGTGGACCGATTCCAGACCTTGAAGATCTTCCAGAAGAATTTGCGCCTGGAATTGGACCTGATGAATATGAACAAATTGCCAAACGATTATTGGCAAATATGTAA
- a CDS encoding lipoate--protein ligase: MYFINNKGITDPRINLAIEEYALKTMDVEKDSFFLFYINEPAIIVGKNQNAIEEINTDYVDINGIHVVRRLSGGGAVYHDFGNLNFSFITKDDGDSFRNFKKFTQPIVDALKEMGVDAELSGRNDILAEGRKISGNAQFTTKGRMFSHGTLMFNTEIDAVVSALKVSKDKIESKGIKSIRSRVANITEFLDEQTSIEDFRLKLLHSIFGGEQQVKTIELTEDDWINIKALSKQRYGNWEWNYGKSPAFNMSHSERFPTGGIDVRLQVKNGVIEDANIYGDFFGVGDVTDIESLLTGVSYDKSAISDALGEIELTTYLGGITKEQFLQLIY, from the coding sequence ATGTATTTTATTAATAACAAAGGAATTACTGATCCTCGCATTAATTTAGCGATTGAAGAATATGCGTTGAAAACAATGGACGTTGAAAAAGACTCTTTTTTCCTGTTCTATATCAATGAACCAGCCATCATTGTTGGTAAAAACCAAAACGCGATTGAGGAAATCAACACCGACTATGTTGATATCAATGGCATTCACGTTGTACGTCGTCTATCAGGTGGAGGAGCTGTGTATCACGATTTTGGAAACTTGAATTTTAGTTTCATCACAAAAGACGATGGTGATAGCTTCCGTAACTTTAAAAAATTTACACAACCGATTGTTGATGCACTAAAAGAAATGGGTGTGGACGCAGAACTTTCAGGGCGTAACGATATTTTAGCTGAAGGTCGAAAAATATCTGGAAATGCTCAATTTACTACTAAAGGACGTATGTTTAGCCATGGTACGCTGATGTTTAATACAGAAATTGATGCTGTGGTTTCTGCGTTAAAAGTGAGTAAAGATAAAATTGAATCAAAAGGTATTAAATCAATTCGCAGTCGTGTAGCCAACATTACAGAGTTTTTGGACGAGCAAACATCAATTGAAGATTTCCGATTAAAATTACTTCATTCTATTTTTGGTGGAGAACAACAAGTTAAAACAATTGAACTAACAGAAGATGACTGGATCAACATCAAAGCATTATCTAAACAACGTTATGGAAACTGGGAGTGGAACTATGGTAAGTCGCCAGCGTTTAATATGTCACATTCTGAACGATTCCCTACTGGTGGAATTGACGTGCGGTTGCAAGTGAAAAATGGCGTAATTGAAGATGCAAACATTTATGGGGATTTCTTCGGAGTGGGTGACGTCACTGATATTGAATCACTTTTAACAGGTGTCTCATACGATAAATCAGCTATTTCCGATGCACTTGGTGAAATAGAACTCACAACTTATTTAGGTGGAATAACAAAAGAACAATTCCTACAATTAATCTATTAG